A part of Oncorhynchus tshawytscha isolate Ot180627B unplaced genomic scaffold, Otsh_v2.0 Un_contig_16624_pilon_pilon, whole genome shotgun sequence genomic DNA contains:
- the fbxl18 gene encoding LOW QUALITY PROTEIN: F-box/LRR-repeat protein 18 (The sequence of the model RefSeq protein was modified relative to this genomic sequence to represent the inferred CDS: inserted 2 bases in 1 codon; deleted 2 bases in 1 codon) produces IHGNTHTHTHTHTHTLCYDKTLLTTVTLSEEYTADNGAIRQVLNHLSNHVQSLSLSGCYWLSGSTIDRLIRCRSLVRLDLSGCRITSLRLSRLLSSLPLLRSLAFDVSPGFDSAQLSGEARDSLSRLSELRQTVLTPSYGVVPCCSSLFSLQLQLDILDVTREGTSMCCQLMMGQSSVPHYQQLEEFTACLAPGEVNQTLLLLYLAVFSVRVPERLRSFLVSVPGPNPAHWPAASSLAHSLVQHGDLEALQLPRSWLDATSLGRVLLSNAPKHLNFSRCPTLRQTVIQSLTGTGVRDSTRLVSLNLSGIGHTSNYPECSRARGEEELVAEAMSRLVICCPNLSHLNLLHTHYHHDNAHTPGLEANTHLCTSLSKLTHLRSLALPVCALSDGSHTPSPSXPPSSLLLGLRKPSRVGLQTYRPGSGDSLPREGTSGLGTLLAGCPCLEVLEITGPGFISALPRLEPCARVCVDQRTCVNARGGGGRARCGSPGFRGLRRLTLAGLPGVLKGTGLVQVAEHCRDLQALSLANLGSLKTWNYSAALLDTLRNCTQLTQLRLEQPYLVCNGAFWEALSCCSRLRRLCLISRNGTFHPAAVVTFMECCRDVMVCHMFLGGTLVACRTLQKTLLDRFSVERPALSVVIYPLLHEDLPLVIRDMPLPLLDQLTLFQSRVAQAPPSSQLGHQRAKRQLANQSPSSPW; encoded by the exons AATACACGgtaacacgcacacgcacacacacacacacacacacacgctctgctATGACAAGACACTGCTGACCACGGTCACACTGTCTGAAGAAtacacg GCAGATAACGGCGCTATTCGCCAGGTGCTGAACCATCTATCCAATCACGTGCAGTCCCTCAGCCTTAGCGGCTGCTATTGGCTGTCGGGTTCTACCATCGACCGCCTGATTCGCTGTCGCTCCCTGGTGCGTCTGGACCTATCAGGTTGTCGCATCACCTCCCTGCGTCTGTCccgcctcctctcatccctccccctcctccgaTCTCTCGCTTTTGACGTATCGCCTGGATTCGATTCCGCCCAGCTGAGTGGGGAGGCCCGTGATTCGCTGTCTCGGCTGTCGGAGCTGAGACAGACGGTCCTGACGCCGAGTTACGGTGTC GTTCCCTGCTGCTCCAGCCTCTTCAGTCTGCAGCTGCAGCTGGACATACTTGACGTCACCAG ggagggtACCAGTATGTGTTGCCAGTTGATGATGGGTCAGAGCAGTGTTCCTCACTACCAACAGCTGGAGGAGTTTACTGCCTGTCTGGCACCTGGAGAG gtgaaccagactctactcctcctctacctcgCTGTGTTCAGTGTTCGTGTTCCGGAGCGTCTCCGCTCCTTCCTGGTTTCAGTTCCTGGTCCGAACCCCGCCCACTGGCCTGCTGCGTCCTCATTGGCCCATAGCCTCGTTCAGCATGGCGACCTGGAAGCCCTGCAGTTGCCTCGCTCCTGGTTGGACGCCACGTCGCTAGGACGGGTCCTTCTTAGCAACGCTCCCAAGCACTTGAACTTCTCCCGTTGCCCCACGTTACGACAAACTGTCATCCAATCGCTGACTGGCACTGGAGTGAGAGACTCGACGCGATTGGTCAGCCTGAATCTTAGTGGTATAGGCCACACCTCCAATTATCCAGAGTGCAGTAGAGCGCGGGGAGAGGAGGAGCTTGTTGCCGAGGCGATGAGCCGGTTGGTTATTTGCTGTCCCAATCTGTCACACCTcaacctgttacacacacactatcaccaTGACAACGCACACACACCTGGGCTGGAGGCCAACACACACCTGTGTACCAGCCTGTCCAAACTCACACACCTCCGGTCTCTGGCGCTGCCCGTGTGCGCCCTGTCGGACGGTTCACACACACCGTCCccttc ccccccctcctctctgctgcTGGGACTGAGGAAGCCGTCCCGCGTGGGGCTCCAGACCTACAGGCCAGGCTCCGGGGACTCTCTCCCCAGGGAGGGCACCTCTGGGCTGGGTACCCTGCTGGCCGGCTGCCCCTGTCTGGAGGTTCTGGAGATAACAGGACCAGGCTTCATCTCTGCCCTGCCGCGTCTTGAGCCCTGTGCCAGGGTGTGTGTGGATCAGAGGACGTGTGTGAACGCTCGCGGGGGTGGGGGACGCGCACGTTGCGGCTCTCCGGGGTTCCGGGGGCTGCGGAGGCTGACGCTGGCGGGGCTGCCGGGGGTCCTGAAGGGGACTGGGCTGGTACAGGTGGCTGAGCACTGCCGGGACCTTCAGGCATTATCTCTGGCCAACCTGGGGTCCTTAAAGACCTGGAACTACAGCGCCGCCCTGCTGGACACACTGAGGAACTGCACCCAGCTCACACAGCTACG gttgGAGCAGCCCTACCTGGTGTGTAACGGTGCATTCTGGGAGGCGTTGTCATGCTGTTCTCGTCTCCGCCGCCTCTGTCTCATCTCGCGGAACGGAACCTTCCACCCCGCTGCCGTGGTTACCTTCATGGAGTGTTGCCGTGACGTCATGGTGTGTCACATGTTCTTGGGCGGAACTCTGGTGGCGTGTCGGACGCTACAGAAAACACTGCTAGaccg gttcTCTGTGGAGCGTCCGGCCCTCAGTGTGGTCATCTACCCTCTGCTCCATGAAGACCTTCCATTGGTCATCAGAGACATGCCCCTCCCACTGCTCGATCAACTGACCCTCTTCCAAAGCCGCGTTGCCCAGGCCCCGCCCTCGTCACAATTGGGACACCAGAGAGCAAAGAGGCAACTAGCCAATCAGAGCCCCTCATCACCATGGTGA